Proteins co-encoded in one Nitrospirota bacterium genomic window:
- a CDS encoding PKD domain-containing protein, protein MRNILLIILSSLCLIALSTYVVAAPPEVVCVPATALNPAVPHDTWSGKEIRLKGTAHDPDGDETLATYEWDFGDGSPVVTGTVSNSYVIQARHTYIGNIGDIFVARLTVTDTSGETGTDDYLIEIRDGSDLKVKVNVAIDEGLWRLHKNQMRGTLSDGTSFGYWPYGYYSDETSWTRDSGTDGDITGTWHQSGDGDSFHLTFNPDGTFNLVGTVDCDGTGTYTASGVYTYDSGTGILTVNVTSSDFVCNVEVGTEQFTVSAITSTTMTWTEQVQWSVSATGASTQAFEIHGTLPDGDPGQDPYVETVQRGLNYLLSQMHSSVVSQDSTYCPLGNPDVNGNGFGIACYTDYYHSMYESGIALMALASSGCPECIAPTGIPDVAGRNYLDIAQDMVDYFAYAQSDPYTGVFRGGWRYHGNDGESDNSVSQWPVIGMESAEVNFGPAGLAVPQFVKDELNLWIDYIQNDYSGGSGYMGPNDWVNIAKTGGLLCEMKFVGDTITSARVQDAVDFISTNWETDPEHNSYYAFYSVMKGFRLLGIQRINPINDPSGFDWYGDAVMGYALLTDIQNPGGSWPPASWSSHPLSSAWAILTLKKTVVQPGPIADAGTGVSSHPPVIEIAFDGTGSYHPDPARSIIQYTWDFGDGSAPATGPIVTHAFPAVYNPDGTIDWSTTTQYYTVTLTVTDDNVPALTDTDTLTVHITPPPWPPVADANGPYTAYACQTITLDGSGSYDPNGQLYPDPNHPWHGELISWEWDLDNDGYYDDATGETSSWSSCTLGLSVVSLRITNTFGDSDEHDTVINVVETMPVSIDIKPGSDPNCFNNDGHGVIPVAVLGSADFDVNNIDPSTVQLEGLAVKAVGKGNKLLSHIEDVNGDGFDDLVIQIQDTDGSFTSGSGTAVLTGNLYDGTAIQGTDSICIVP, encoded by the coding sequence GCTAAAAGGCACCGCCCATGATCCCGATGGCGATGAGACCCTGGCCACCTATGAGTGGGATTTTGGGGATGGCTCACCAGTCGTGACGGGGACCGTAAGCAACTCTTATGTTATCCAGGCTCGACATACCTACATCGGCAACATCGGGGATATATTCGTTGCCAGGCTGACGGTGACGGATACAAGCGGTGAAACCGGCACTGACGACTATCTGATAGAGATAAGAGACGGTTCAGACCTCAAGGTCAAGGTAAACGTGGCCATTGACGAGGGTTTGTGGCGGCTCCACAAGAATCAGATGCGAGGGACTCTTTCTGACGGCACTTCCTTCGGCTACTGGCCTTACGGCTATTATTCTGATGAAACAAGTTGGACACGAGACAGCGGAACAGACGGTGATATCACCGGGACATGGCACCAAAGCGGCGATGGAGACTCTTTCCACCTGACTTTTAACCCAGATGGTACCTTTAATCTAGTTGGAACCGTTGATTGCGACGGCACGGGAACCTACACTGCCAGTGGAGTATATACCTATGACTCCGGCACAGGCATTCTTACGGTGAATGTCACAAGTTCGGACTTTGTCTGTAACGTTGAGGTTGGAACCGAACAATTTACAGTGTCAGCAATAACATCCACAACCATGACATGGACAGAACAAGTGCAGTGGTCAGTCTCCGCTACGGGGGCCAGTACCCAGGCATTCGAAATCCATGGCACATTGCCGGATGGCGACCCCGGTCAGGACCCTTATGTCGAAACAGTGCAGCGAGGTCTAAACTACCTCTTAAGCCAGATGCACAGTTCTGTGGTATCCCAAGATTCTACTTATTGTCCCTTAGGCAATCCCGATGTAAACGGCAACGGCTTTGGTATTGCTTGCTACACTGATTACTATCACTCAATGTATGAAAGCGGTATAGCCCTGATGGCACTGGCAAGCAGCGGCTGCCCTGAATGTATAGCCCCCACCGGAATCCCGGATGTAGCAGGCAGAAACTATCTCGACATCGCTCAAGACATGGTGGACTACTTCGCATATGCTCAGAGTGACCCCTATACCGGAGTTTTCAGAGGCGGCTGGCGCTACCATGGCAATGATGGAGAATCGGATAACTCAGTCTCACAGTGGCCCGTAATCGGCATGGAGTCGGCTGAGGTAAATTTCGGTCCAGCGGGTCTCGCTGTTCCACAGTTTGTCAAAGACGAGCTGAACCTCTGGATCGACTACATCCAGAATGATTATAGTGGCGGATCGGGCTATATGGGCCCGAATGATTGGGTCAACATTGCAAAAACGGGTGGGCTTCTCTGTGAAATGAAGTTTGTCGGCGACACAATTACATCCGCCCGTGTGCAGGATGCGGTTGATTTCATCTCCACGAACTGGGAGACAGACCCGGAGCATAACAGTTATTATGCCTTTTATTCCGTGATGAAGGGATTCCGTTTGTTAGGCATCCAGAGGATAAATCCGATCAATGACCCTTCAGGGTTCGATTGGTATGGAGACGCTGTCATGGGCTATGCGTTACTAACCGATATCCAGAATCCCGGTGGATCTTGGCCACCTGCTTCTTGGTCATCACATCCGTTAAGTAGCGCCTGGGCTATCCTGACCTTGAAGAAAACGGTTGTTCAGCCAGGCCCTATAGCTGATGCCGGCACTGGTGTGTCCAGTCATCCTCCGGTAATTGAGATTGCTTTTGATGGAACGGGCTCTTACCATCCGGATCCCGCTCGCAGCATAATTCAATACACTTGGGACTTCGGCGATGGATCGGCACCTGCTACAGGTCCGATAGTAACCCATGCCTTCCCCGCTGTTTATAATCCCGATGGCACAATAGACTGGAGCACCACAACTCAGTACTACACGGTGACTCTGACAGTAACCGATGACAATGTTCCGGCTCTTACTGATACTGATACCCTAACAGTACACATCACGCCGCCGCCCTGGCCTCCAGTCGCTGATGCAAATGGGCCTTACACAGCCTATGCATGTCAAACTATAACGCTGGACGGCTCGGGCTCCTACGACCCCAACGGCCAGTTGTATCCTGATCCCAATCACCCCTGGCATGGCGAGCTAATCAGCTGGGAGTGGGATCTTGACAACGACGGATATTATGATGATGCGACTGGCGAGACTTCGTCATGGTCGAGCTGCACCCTTGGTCTTAGCGTTGTGAGCTTGAGGATTACGAATACATTCGGCGATTCGGATGAGCATGATACAGTTATTAATGTTGTGGAGACTATGCCAGTATCAATCGACATCAAGCCCGGCAGCGACCCAAACTGCTTTAACAATGATGGACACGGTGTGATCCCGGTGGCTGTTCTTGGTAGCGCAGATTTTGACGTGAATAACATAGATCCCTCTACTGTGCAGCTTGAGGGACTTGCCGTCAAGGCAGTAGGTAAAGGGAACAAGCTCCTTTCCCACATCGAGGATGTCAATGGCGATGGCTTCGATGATCTCGTCATCCAAATCCAAGATACTGACGGGTCGTTTACCAGCGGAAGCGGAACTGCAGTGCTTACAGGCAACCTATATGATGGCACTGCCATCCAGGGAACAGACTCCATTTGCATCGTGCCATAG